The following are encoded together in the Arvicanthis niloticus isolate mArvNil1 chromosome 9, mArvNil1.pat.X, whole genome shotgun sequence genome:
- the LOC143443445 gene encoding uncharacterized protein LOC143443445: MGNSTSRKCSPQARQIYSLLKTHGIRIGKKQASLFWEEVLQIAPCMAEDNIYSPDSWSKVASLIKNRDKKPPCEFLPILAAIRQCIRPSKIGQTENNTATGAPQLNEPKNQGPKSHLVSDLEALTQLIREIKSIYPPLPPYALEEMKPCAPPVPPSPIQRQGFIKIPKELSPAFPLTSQPKRDKSPPPPLSHKSSSPSKSIDKTQTAQTFPVNIHPTIAKPPNWHPIQASDLKELRQAVKEDGIHAPWTKSLLQSHIANLNTPQDWRDICRSALPDPMFLEWEAYYCDECLQQVRQNQGREDDTPWGFKELFGQEDFSTGAQQASQPAGYYDQVRLCAIQAWNRLTPPSGSQDPAHSLLSLHQKPGEPLSDFIFRTKMSLERKISNPTARDLLLKTIVWEGMTSESRLACQGLWEEHHDRWVVATREIGTPSNQVASIAQAFVAAIKTEKNCLKCGETRHWKDECPTTCHLRGRETQRDLELTRPPPPSRQLRAGPAETATALTGARRERRGRMSEADEATTCGTTLPQASDSAPKSSAASGTPQAPVPAAPLTGEPRQRRRPGPALASSAPVGSKDPEKKLLATKVLGTVKWFNVRNGYGFINRNDTKEDVFIHQTAIKKNNPRKYLCSVGEGEIVEFDVVVGKGGPKATNVTGPDGVPVEGSHYALCRRPPHNAGEIRQMKDGVPKRTQLLVHWNPTYRPRFCRRPAHPRTSPYRSLQVVEPATGGRANSKSVLPSYCPQKTSPRNSRTVSNPQPSSQN, encoded by the coding sequence atgggaaactccacctcacgtaaatgttcaccccaagccaggcaaatatattctttactaaagacccatgggataagaataggcaaaaagcaagcctccttgttttgggaggaagtccttcagatagcaccatgcatggcagaggataatatttacagtccagactcttggagcaaagtagcttcccttatcaaaaacagagataaaaaacccccttgtgagtttttgccgatcttagctgcaattcggcaatgtataagaccatcaaaaataggacagactgagaacaacacagctactggggcccctcagttaaatgaacccaaaaaccaaggtcccaaaagtcacctggtttcagaccttgaggcccttacccaactaataagagaaataaaatccatatacccaccccttcccccttatgccttggaggaaatgaaaccatgtgctcctcctgtccctccctcccccatccaaaggcaaggcttcattaaaataccaaaggagctttcccctgccttccctcttacctcccaaccaaagagagataagtcccctccccctcctcttagccacaaaagtagcagtccttcaaaatccatagataaaacccaaactgctcaaacattcccagttaatattcACCCCACTATAGCTAAACCACCTAACTGGCACCCTATCCAAGCctccgacctaaaagaactcaggcaggcagtgaaggaagatggcattcatgcaccgtggacaaaatccctcctacagagccatattgccaacttaaacaccccccaagattggagagatatttgccgttctgcccttcctgatccaatgtttctagaatgggaggcgtaTTAttgtgatgagtgtcttcagcaagtcaggcaaaaccagggaagggaagatgacactccatggggttttaaagaactctttggccaggaagatttctctactggggcacaacaggcaagtcagccagcaggctactatgaccaggtccgcctctgtgccattcaagcctggaataggcttactccaccttcagggtcacaagaccctgcccactccctgctctcccttcatcagaagcctggagaacctctatctgattttatcttcagaactaaaatgagcttagaaagaaaaatctccaaccccacagctagggaccttcttcttaaaaccattgtttgggaaggcatgacttccgagtctagactagcttgccagggtctctgggaggagcatcacgataggtgggttgtagcaaccagagaaataggaaccccatcaaatcaggttgcatccatagctcaggcatttgtggcagcaataaagacagaaaaaaactgcctcaaatgtggggagacaagacattggaaagatgaatgccctacaacctgccatcttcgGGGCCGGGAGACCCAGCGAGACCTCGAGCTCACGCGTCCCCCGCCCCCGAGCCGCCAGCTGAGAGCTGGCCCCGCGGAGACCGCCACCGCACTAACCGGTGCCCGGAGAGAGCGGAGAGGCCGCATGAGCGAGGCGGATGAGGCCACCACCTGCGGCACCACGCTCCCGCAGGCCTCGGACTCCGCGCCTAAGAGCTCTGCGGCCAGCGGCACGCCCCAGGCCCCGGTGCCAGCCGCGCCCCTCACGGGGGAGCCCCGGCAGAGACGCAGACCGGGACCCGCCCTGGCCTCTTCAGCTCCCGTGGGCAGCAAGGACCCGGAGAAGAAACTTCTCGCCACCAAAGTCCTgggcactgtcaaatggttcaacgtcagaaatggatatggatttataaaccgaaatgacaccaaagaagatgtgtttatacaccagactgccatcaagaagaataatccacgcaagtatctgtgcagtgtgggggagggagaaattgtagagtttgatgtggttgtaggaaaagggggtcctaaagcaacaaatgtgactggcccagatggagttccagtagaagggagccaCTATGCTTTGTGCCGtagacctccccataatgctggtgagattagacagatgaaagatggagtccccaagagaacacaactcctggtccatTGGAATCCAACCTACCGCCCGAGGTTCTGCAGGAGACCCGCTCATCCACGCACGAGCCcatatcgttccctacaggtggtagagccagctacaggtggtagagccaactccaagagtgttctccccagttattgcccacagaaaacctctccccgaaactccaggacagtgagtaatccccagcctagttcacaaaactag